In Thermodesulfobacteriota bacterium, the DNA window GTGCGTGGAGACATGTCCGGCCGGGGTGATGGAAAAGCGGGACCGGATAGTGATAGACTACGACCGGTGCATAAGGTGCTACTGCTGCCAGGAGGTGTGCCCCGAAGGGGCCATCTCCGTAAAACAGGGGTGGCTTAAGAAAATCGTACCTGGCCTGTAGGAGGGCCGTGGCCGTGACGAAGAAAAAACTTAGACACAGGCACAGGAAAAAATTCCTGCTGGCGGAGATACTGCTGCTGCTCCTGGGTGTCGCCGTGGTCCTGAGCTTCGTGCCCATAGACCTCTCGGAGAAGCGTTCCTACGTCAAGGCATCCGTGGAGGAGAGGATTAACGGCGAGGTGGACATGGAGGAGGTCAGCCTCTACCTCCTGCCGTCCCCGAGGATAAGCCTTGAAAAATTCACCCTGAGGGACCGGGACGAGGTCGTTATAAGTGCCGGGACCGCGAAGATCGACGTAGCGCTCCTCCCGCTCCTCAAGAAACGGCTCGTGCTGAAAAAGTTCGTGCTCGACGGGGCGGAGATACTGGTAAGGAGGAGAGCGGACGGGACTGTAAACCTCCGGGACATCCCGAAAGGAGGAGGGTTCGAGGTCTCGCTGGTGTCGCTTGAGATAAGGGACAGCCGGGTGAGCTTCACGGACGGGACGGTCGAGGGGGAGGGGGGGGAGAAGGTCCACGACTTGAGCGGCATTAACGCCGTCATCCTGCCCTCCCCCGACGGCTTCACCTACACGGCCGAGGGCAGGCTGCTTCCCAGAGGTGATATCCGGGTATCCGGCCAGGCCAGCAGGGCCGAAGAGGTATGGCGCGGCTCCGGCACCCTCGAAGCAAAAGGACTCCCGCTCAAGCCGCTCGCACCGTACACCAAACGCAAGGGACTCAATACTGAGGTCGCCGGGACGCTCTCGCTTGACTCCGCATTCTCGCACGAAAGTACGGGGGAGTCCGCGTGGAAGGGGATCTTCAAGGGCGAGGTAACGCTCGACGACCTCTCGGTCAAGGCCCCCCGCCTCTTCCCCGAGACCATAAGCCCGAAGCACGGCACGGCCAAGCTCGACATCACGTGGCAGACGGGTAAGAGCCTCACCTTCGCGCTGAAAGAGGCGAAGTTCGACATGGGGGGCTTTACGCTGGAGGGCTCTTTCGGCCTCAAGTGGCTGTGGCCGCCAACCGACACGCTGGCCAGCGGCCAGCTGGCCAATGGTCCGCTGCCCGGTACGCTCGCGCTCAACTTCCGCACAACCAAATTCCCCTTCCCCTCTCTGAAAGGACTGCTCCCGCTGAACATCATGCCGAAAAGGCTCACCAAGAGGATACTGGAGATAGAGTCCTACGAAGGCACGGTGTCGATAAAGGAGCTCGACATAGCCGGCAACATAAAGAAGGTGAAGGCCGAGGGGGTCCGGTTCACCGCCGAGTTCGAAGACGTAAGGCTCGACTACCCGGGCTTCGAAAAGACGTTATCCGGGGTATCCGGCGAGGTCGAGCTAAAGGGGCGGGATCTCCATCTCCGCGGCCTGAGCGGCCTCTACGGCACGGGCACGCTCGAAAGGTTCGACATGAAGATGCTCGGCCTCGGGACCAAGGACTCTTCTTACAGCCTGTCCCTCGATGCGTCCGCCGACGCGGGAGAGGCCATGGAAGAACTCCGGAAAAGGCTCGCCCTCTTCAGGAAACTCCCTCCCGTCGGGTTGGAAGGCATGGCCTCGCTACGCCTCTCCAATGAAGGCAAGTTCAAGAAGCCGGAGACGGCTAAGTACTCGGGCACGCTCCACCTTAAGGGGGTGTCGGCCGACTATGACAGGCTCCCCCTGCCGCTTACGGACCTTCACGGCGAACTCTCCTTCGACGAAGCGGGGATTAAGCTTACGGGCCTGAAGGGTAACGCCGGCGCTTCGACGTTCGAGATAAACGGCAAGATAAAGGGTTACAGGGGGAAGACCCCCGAGCTCGACCTGACGGCCGAGGGGTTGCTCGACCATACTACCGTAGCCACGGTGGCTGCTGGGGCTGCAGTGGCGGACCTCCCCGGGGAAGAGACGGAGCCGCGGCTGCCCGTCTTCGACAGGGCCGCCGCGTTCAAGGCCGCCGTAACCGGGCCAGTGGACTCGCCGCTCGTAAGCTCCCAGGTCGACCTCACGCCCGCGGCCGTCACCTACGGCAAGGTGCTGGAGAAGGAATGGGACTTCCCCATGACGGTTGAGAGCGCCGTAAGGCTCAAAGAGAAGGACACGGTTATAGAAGACGGGACCCTTAAGTTCGGCGGTTCGTCTCTGGCGTTTAAAGGGAATATGCCGAAGGGTGGTGGGCGCTACGACATGGAGTTCTCCACCGACGAAATAAAAATCCCGGACCTGGTGGGTATATCCGGCCTCTTCGTGCGGGAGGCCCCCTCCAAGGGAACGCTCTCGCTGCGGCTCAAGATACACAAAGGCGGCACCCCGTCCTACGACGGAGAGGTAAGGGTCAGCAACGGGCTCTTTAAACTCCCCCGCCTTGCAAGGTCGGTCACGAACATGGACGCGGTGGCGAGCTTTGCCGGTAGAAGGGCCGTAGTTTCCATTGACGGGATAAGCATCGGCACGACGGACGTATCCGGAAAGTTGAAGGTCCCGGACGTGGCGACGGGGTACGTAAAGTTCGACCTCCACGCGGACAACTTCGATACCGACGACATCTTCCCCTCCGGGAAAACCCCGCCCGGGGGAGAACCTTCCCCTGAACCTTACAGGGAACCTTCCCTCACGGGCCGTGGGGAGATCTCGATAAAAAAGGGCCGGGCTTGGGGCATATCGTTCGGCGACCTCGTCGCCGACGTGAAGCTCGATAAGGAGGCCGTCCTATTCCCCTCGGTGGCCCTCACCACGCACTCGGGAAAGGCCGGGGGGGACGGCGTATACTTCAGGGACCCGAAGGAGCCGCTGCTCTTCACCGCGGACCTCCTGGTGCTTAACGCGGAGTTGGGGCCTCTCATAAAAGAGCTCGGCGCCAAAGAAAAGATAGCCAGCGGTGAGGTCAGCGCGGGAATAAAACTCTCCGGCAGTAGGGGGGCCAAGCCGCTAAGGAGCGGCATAAACGGAGAGATAGGGCTCAGGGCCAGCAAGGGGAACCTCTGGAAGTTCGTGGTCCTCGGCAAGGTCTTCTCCATCGTGAACATAGTGTCCATCACCGAACTCTTCGACGAGGGAATGCCCTACAAGAGGATAAAGGGGAACTTTACGGTGAAGGACGGGGTCGTCTCCACCGAAAACCTGACCTTCGACAGCAAGTCCATACGCATGTCCGCGATGGGCAGCATAGACACCGCCGCGAAGACCATCGACTCAACGCTCGGCATACACCCGTTCGTCACGATAGACAAGCTGATCTCGAAGATACCTATCGTCGGCTGGATAATAGAGGGCAAGGACAAGAGCACGGTGAGCATGTACTACAAGATAGAGGGGCCGCTAAAGGACCCGGACGTACGGCCCATGCCGATAAGGAGCCTCAGCAAGAGCCTGCTCGGGATATTCCGCGACATGTTCGACGCGCCGCCGGAAACGCCGGGCGGGACAGACGGGCCGGCGACCCCGGAGCCGGCCCCGGAGCCAGTCATGGAAGAGGAGCTGCAGTAACACGGGGAAGGGGGGAAGGACAGAAAGTGGCGGGCTTAAAAGCTGTGGCTCGACTTCATCAGCAGCCCCACCCCGAGGTAGGTAAAGAGAGCCACGAAGAAGCCGCCAACCGTGGCTATGCTGAGCCCCCTCCCCCGCCACTC includes these proteins:
- a CDS encoding AsmA-like C-terminal domain-containing protein, which translates into the protein MTKKKLRHRHRKKFLLAEILLLLLGVAVVLSFVPIDLSEKRSYVKASVEERINGEVDMEEVSLYLLPSPRISLEKFTLRDRDEVVISAGTAKIDVALLPLLKKRLVLKKFVLDGAEILVRRRADGTVNLRDIPKGGGFEVSLVSLEIRDSRVSFTDGTVEGEGGEKVHDLSGINAVILPSPDGFTYTAEGRLLPRGDIRVSGQASRAEEVWRGSGTLEAKGLPLKPLAPYTKRKGLNTEVAGTLSLDSAFSHESTGESAWKGIFKGEVTLDDLSVKAPRLFPETISPKHGTAKLDITWQTGKSLTFALKEAKFDMGGFTLEGSFGLKWLWPPTDTLASGQLANGPLPGTLALNFRTTKFPFPSLKGLLPLNIMPKRLTKRILEIESYEGTVSIKELDIAGNIKKVKAEGVRFTAEFEDVRLDYPGFEKTLSGVSGEVELKGRDLHLRGLSGLYGTGTLERFDMKMLGLGTKDSSYSLSLDASADAGEAMEELRKRLALFRKLPPVGLEGMASLRLSNEGKFKKPETAKYSGTLHLKGVSADYDRLPLPLTDLHGELSFDEAGIKLTGLKGNAGASTFEINGKIKGYRGKTPELDLTAEGLLDHTTVATVAAGAAVADLPGEETEPRLPVFDRAAAFKAAVTGPVDSPLVSSQVDLTPAAVTYGKVLEKEWDFPMTVESAVRLKEKDTVIEDGTLKFGGSSLAFKGNMPKGGGRYDMEFSTDEIKIPDLVGISGLFVREAPSKGTLSLRLKIHKGGTPSYDGEVRVSNGLFKLPRLARSVTNMDAVASFAGRRAVVSIDGISIGTTDVSGKLKVPDVATGYVKFDLHADNFDTDDIFPSGKTPPGGEPSPEPYREPSLTGRGEISIKKGRAWGISFGDLVADVKLDKEAVLFPSVALTTHSGKAGGDGVYFRDPKEPLLFTADLLVLNAELGPLIKELGAKEKIASGEVSAGIKLSGSRGAKPLRSGINGEIGLRASKGNLWKFVVLGKVFSIVNIVSITELFDEGMPYKRIKGNFTVKDGVVSTENLTFDSKSIRMSAMGSIDTAAKTIDSTLGIHPFVTIDKLISKIPIVGWIIEGKDKSTVSMYYKIEGPLKDPDVRPMPIRSLSKSLLGIFRDMFDAPPETPGGTDGPATPEPAPEPVMEEELQ